One window of Desulfovibrio sp. genomic DNA carries:
- the rpsO gene encoding 30S ribosomal protein S15: MVMDASDKKAVIDAHAKHEGDTGSPEVQVALLTARIEDLTGHFKEHKKDFHSRTGLLKLVGRRRNILSYLKKKDVQRYRALIEKLGLRK, translated from the coding sequence GTGGTAATGGATGCCAGCGACAAGAAAGCCGTTATTGATGCCCACGCCAAACACGAGGGCGATACCGGTTCTCCGGAAGTTCAGGTGGCCCTGCTCACCGCCCGTATTGAAGACCTCACCGGCCACTTCAAAGAACACAAAAAGGACTTCCACTCGCGCACCGGCCTGCTCAAACTGGTTGGTCGCCGCCGTAACATTCTGAGTTACTTGAAGAAGAAAGACGTCCAGCGTTACCGCGCTCTTATCGAAAAGCTCGGTCTGCGCAAGTAA
- the truB gene encoding tRNA pseudouridine(55) synthase TruB — protein MPQQHGILVLRKPSGPTSARCLTAIKRLGQKKIGHAGTLDPLASGVLLVLLGQATKLSGHLLAGGGKVYRGTFRLGQTTDTWDIEGKVVAEAPWEHVSEADVRREITAWLELTEQPVPPYSAAKHEGQPLYKLARKGVEAPAKVKRMEISLAETLSVSLPFVSFRVACSSGTYIRSLAHSLGTRLGCGAVLTELIREYSHPFGLDVARDPADFTADPTLLPGCVRPIEEALPHWPRVELTPDEAARVRNGIAVPCRPGTTANAEALERAQAQGKVALEPAEGFALLMEQGTALALAQLEVTPAGPCWTVLRGLWN, from the coding sequence TTGCCCCAGCAGCACGGCATTCTGGTATTGCGCAAGCCTTCCGGGCCCACTTCGGCCCGCTGCCTTACGGCGATCAAACGTCTGGGGCAGAAAAAAATCGGGCATGCGGGTACGCTTGATCCGCTTGCTTCAGGGGTGCTGCTGGTACTGCTTGGGCAGGCCACCAAGCTCTCCGGGCATTTGCTGGCCGGGGGCGGCAAGGTTTATCGCGGCACGTTCCGCCTGGGCCAGACCACCGACACCTGGGATATCGAGGGCAAGGTGGTGGCCGAAGCACCGTGGGAGCATGTGAGCGAAGCTGACGTGCGCCGCGAAATTACCGCGTGGCTTGAGCTTACCGAGCAGCCCGTGCCGCCCTATTCGGCGGCCAAGCATGAAGGGCAGCCGCTGTACAAACTGGCGCGTAAGGGCGTAGAAGCCCCCGCCAAGGTCAAACGCATGGAAATTTCACTTGCGGAAACACTCAGTGTGAGTCTTCCGTTTGTGAGCTTTCGGGTCGCTTGTAGTTCTGGCACCTATATACGCTCCCTGGCCCACAGCTTGGGGACGCGCCTAGGGTGTGGAGCCGTGCTCACTGAACTGATCCGAGAGTATAGTCACCCCTTCGGCCTCGATGTGGCTCGCGATCCCGCGGACTTCACGGCTGACCCAACCCTGTTGCCAGGCTGCGTGCGCCCCATTGAGGAAGCGCTGCCCCACTGGCCAAGGGTTGAGCTCACGCCGGATGAAGCGGCTCGCGTGCGCAATGGCATTGCCGTGCCCTGCCGCCCAGGTACAACCGCAAACGCGGAAGCTCTTGAGCGTGCCCAGGCGCAAGGCAAGGTTGCCCTCGAGCCTGCAGAAGGCTTTGCGCTGCTGATGGAACAGGGCACCGCCCTGGCTCTTGCGCAGCTTGAGGTTACGCCTGCTGGCCCATGTTGGACCGTATTGCGGGGACTTTGGAACTAA
- a CDS encoding DHH family phosphoesterase has translation MQRTDLIPQKFRQGAERMAQAFRDLDQVIVAAHVNPDGDAAGAVAAAGHVLRSMGKEFMVYAQPGLPGYLDFFSMPGVVHTTLEHPPFKPRCAVLLDCGEPDRLGRELAARLPELVTVNIDHHLGGDGMGNAANWVEPTAAATAQLMAYVALAADLPLTGELATAIALGIITDTGGFCHGNTSADVLYLTAHMVEHGCDIALLRERLENTWSRGRLTLWGQLLQRARLERAGSVCFCPVFLEDLRKCSALKEDLEGFVEQLRRLRGVHVAAVLREDSPSSCKFSLRSYGSIDVRAAAARLGGGGHRNAAGGTLRADMESAGAQLLAAIAEELDAEGVA, from the coding sequence ATGCAGCGGACTGATCTTATTCCCCAGAAATTTCGCCAGGGCGCAGAACGAATGGCTCAGGCTTTTCGTGATCTCGATCAGGTGATCGTGGCAGCCCACGTAAACCCCGACGGCGACGCCGCTGGCGCGGTGGCTGCGGCCGGTCATGTGCTCCGCTCCATGGGCAAGGAATTCATGGTCTATGCCCAGCCTGGCCTGCCCGGCTATCTGGACTTTTTTTCCATGCCCGGTGTGGTACACACCACGCTTGAGCACCCGCCCTTCAAGCCCCGCTGCGCGGTGCTGCTTGACTGTGGCGAACCCGACCGCCTTGGTCGCGAGCTGGCCGCCCGCCTGCCAGAACTGGTAACGGTAAACATCGACCACCACCTCGGCGGAGACGGCATGGGCAACGCTGCCAACTGGGTTGAACCCACAGCGGCCGCCACAGCCCAGCTTATGGCCTATGTGGCCCTTGCCGCCGACCTGCCCCTCACGGGTGAGCTTGCCACAGCCATCGCTCTCGGCATCATTACCGATACCGGCGGATTCTGCCACGGCAACACCAGCGCCGACGTGCTCTATCTCACGGCCCATATGGTCGAACACGGCTGCGACATCGCCCTGTTGCGCGAACGCCTTGAAAATACCTGGAGTCGTGGTCGCCTGACCCTCTGGGGTCAGCTATTGCAGCGTGCGCGCCTTGAACGGGCTGGCAGCGTGTGTTTTTGTCCTGTATTTCTTGAAGACCTGCGCAAATGCAGCGCCCTCAAGGAAGACCTTGAAGGCTTTGTGGAGCAGCTGCGCCGCCTGCGCGGCGTGCATGTTGCTGCGGTGCTGCGCGAAGATTCGCCCAGCAGCTGCAAATTCAGCCTGCGCTCATACGGTTCCATAGACGTGCGCGCGGCCGCAGCCCGACTGGGCGGCGGCGGTCACCGTAATGCTGCGGGTGGCACCCTGCGCGCCGACATGGAATCGGCAGGCGCACAACTGCTAGCCGCCATAGCGGAAGAGCTGGATGCTGAGGGCGTGGCCTGA